A part of Coriobacteriia bacterium genomic DNA contains:
- a CDS encoding acylphosphatase: MSAEEVVRAHLVISGRVQRVYFRQSTADEARSLGLAGWVRNAGEDVEAVFEGPRAAVERLIAWCHEGPPRASVERVDVRWSEPEETSGFSMR, from the coding sequence ATGTCAGCCGAGGAAGTCGTCCGCGCGCACCTCGTCATCAGCGGGCGCGTCCAGCGCGTCTACTTTCGCCAGAGCACCGCCGATGAGGCACGATCGCTCGGCCTCGCGGGCTGGGTGCGTAACGCCGGCGAGGACGTGGAGGCCGTCTTCGAGGGACCACGGGCCGCAGTCGAGCGGCTGATCGCCTGGTGTCACGAGGGACCACCACGAGCGTCGGTCGAACGCGTGGACGTCCGGTGGAGCGAACCCGAGGAGACCAGCGGCTTCAGCATGAGGTGA
- a CDS encoding 4Fe-4S binding protein: MSDLPRRALDAARSRWFVKGAFLALFVWLAFRLLAFAAWARGEGPYVPRPEAVAGILPVGHFTSFFGWIKGGGWDTLLPAGLVIILGALATSLLFKRGFCGWICPVGTVWESAAAIGRRLLGGKNVPLPKWLDLAGRGLRYLLGFGFFAFVGLVSVSEAVGFRELPYMWVADIKIIEGFGHPLFIIVGLLAFVLSMLFGPVWCRYACPLGALYSVVGMASPCAVTRNAETCIDCSRCTKSCHALVDVQHASTVRAPECDGCMDCVRVCPVDGCLQAKVAGRVRIAPWVWPLLVVILWFGIIGAAKLTGNWDTTIPDDVFRQVIGSGLLEQQTPMAPQQ; this comes from the coding sequence ATGTCCGATCTCCCCCGTCGCGCGCTCGATGCGGCTCGGTCCCGCTGGTTCGTGAAGGGCGCGTTCCTCGCCCTCTTCGTCTGGCTCGCATTCCGCCTGCTGGCTTTCGCTGCATGGGCCCGCGGCGAAGGGCCGTACGTGCCGAGGCCGGAAGCGGTTGCGGGCATCCTCCCCGTTGGCCACTTCACGAGTTTCTTCGGCTGGATCAAGGGCGGAGGCTGGGACACGCTGCTGCCTGCGGGGCTCGTGATCATCCTCGGCGCGCTTGCCACCTCGCTCCTGTTCAAGCGCGGCTTCTGCGGCTGGATCTGCCCGGTCGGCACGGTGTGGGAGAGCGCCGCGGCGATCGGCAGACGCCTCCTCGGCGGCAAGAACGTCCCGCTGCCGAAGTGGCTCGACCTCGCCGGCCGGGGCCTGCGCTACCTGCTCGGCTTCGGCTTCTTCGCATTCGTGGGGCTGGTGTCCGTCTCGGAGGCGGTCGGCTTCCGCGAGCTGCCGTACATGTGGGTGGCGGACATCAAGATCATCGAAGGATTCGGCCACCCGCTCTTCATCATCGTGGGGCTGCTGGCCTTCGTGCTGTCCATGCTGTTCGGACCGGTGTGGTGCCGCTATGCCTGCCCGTTGGGCGCGCTCTACTCGGTCGTGGGCATGGCGTCGCCGTGCGCCGTGACGCGCAACGCCGAGACGTGCATCGACTGCTCGCGCTGCACGAAGTCGTGCCATGCGCTCGTCGACGTGCAGCACGCGAGTACCGTCCGCGCGCCCGAGTGCGACGGCTGCATGGACTGCGTGAGGGTGTGCCCCGTCGACGGCTGTCTTCAGGCCAAGGTGGCCGGTCGAGTGCGCATCGCGCCGTGGGTATGGCCGCTGCTCGTGGTGATACTGTGGTTCGGGATCATCGGCGCGGCGAAGCTCACCGGCAACTGGGACACGACGATCCCGGATGATGTGTTCAGGCAGGTCATCGGCTCGGGCCTGCTCGAGCAGCAAACGCCGATGGCGCCCCAGCAGTAG
- a CDS encoding cold-shock protein, giving the protein MAQGTVKWFNPDKGYGFISREDGDDLFVHFSEIQGDGFKTLDEGAAVEFDVTAGQNGKMQASNVRKA; this is encoded by the coding sequence ATGGCACAGGGTACCGTCAAGTGGTTCAATCCGGACAAGGGCTACGGCTTCATCTCGCGTGAGGATGGCGACGATCTGTTCGTCCACTTCTCCGAGATCCAGGGCGATGGCTTCAAGACCCTCGATGAGGGTGCGGCTGTCGAGTTTGACGTCACCGCCGGCCAGAATGGCAAGATGCAGGCGAGCAACGTTCGCAAGGCATAG
- the crcB gene encoding fluoride efflux transporter CrcB produces the protein MNGWIGVAAGGAIGASLRYGATLLFARSESGAFPWHTLGVNVLGAFALGLLMALLPEGDAAEQWRLFLGVGVLGGFTTFSTFSFEALSLAQHGSWGPAAGYVLGSVGAALAGVAAGYALGRAL, from the coding sequence ATGAACGGATGGATCGGGGTTGCGGCGGGCGGAGCCATCGGCGCATCGCTGCGCTACGGGGCGACTCTGCTGTTTGCGCGCTCTGAGTCCGGAGCCTTCCCCTGGCACACGCTCGGCGTGAACGTGCTCGGCGCCTTCGCCCTTGGGCTGCTGATGGCCCTGCTGCCCGAAGGTGACGCCGCTGAGCAGTGGCGGCTGTTCCTCGGCGTGGGTGTGCTCGGTGGCTTCACCACATTCTCGACGTTCTCGTTTGAAGCGCTCTCACTCGCCCAGCACGGTTCTTGGGGGCCGGCAGCGGGGTACGTGCTCGGCAGCGTGGGAGCTGCGCTCGCAGGCGTCGCAGCTGGCTACGCGCTTGGGCGGGCACTCTAG